In one Spirosoma rigui genomic region, the following are encoded:
- a CDS encoding AGE family epimerase/isomerase translates to MTDHVLKKCRDELHTHLTTELLPFWTARTIDRENGGFITHFDQYGHDSGEDEKSLIAQTRSIYTYASAHRAGYGDGALADFARHGVDYLLDRMWDAEFGGFYWMTNRKGDVLNDQKIVYGHSFAIYCLSEYTLATGDLRGVEYAEKVFDLLQKYASDTCYGGYFEVFNHDWTLTGPGSAGGNRKTLDAHMHLMEAFTSLYECTRQSIHRRKLLEVINLLVGKIMHPTYGTGVPQFWADWRVAPQIKFDVIWGWDRFTEDGVKHQAEDNTSYGHNTEFGWLLLHALVVLEIPHETYINQLKKAFSHAADYGVDWEYGGVFVEGSHHGEVYDREKEFWQQAEALIGFLDAYRIFGEEKYWKAYENVHRFVLDKMVNHEVGEWWPLMTRQGVPIWTHMSHSWKINYHTVRSMVQSVRRLDALLERTASDGL, encoded by the coding sequence ATGACTGACCACGTCCTGAAAAAGTGCCGCGACGAGCTGCACACCCACCTGACCACCGAACTGCTCCCGTTCTGGACGGCGCGCACGATCGATCGTGAAAACGGCGGTTTCATCACCCACTTCGACCAGTATGGTCACGATTCGGGGGAGGACGAAAAATCGCTTATCGCCCAGACGCGCTCCATCTACACCTACGCGTCGGCGCACCGGGCGGGCTACGGCGACGGAGCCCTTGCTGATTTTGCCCGTCACGGGGTGGACTATCTGCTGGACCGGATGTGGGATGCTGAATTTGGTGGTTTCTACTGGATGACGAACCGGAAAGGAGACGTACTGAACGATCAGAAAATTGTTTACGGCCATAGTTTCGCCATCTACTGCCTGAGCGAGTACACGCTGGCGACGGGTGATTTGCGGGGTGTCGAATACGCCGAAAAGGTGTTCGACCTGTTGCAGAAATACGCGTCGGATACCTGCTACGGTGGTTATTTCGAAGTGTTCAACCACGACTGGACCCTGACCGGGCCGGGATCGGCGGGGGGAAACCGGAAAACGCTCGATGCCCACATGCACCTCATGGAGGCATTTACGAGTTTGTACGAATGCACCCGCCAGTCTATTCATCGCCGTAAACTGCTCGAAGTGATTAACCTGCTGGTCGGCAAAATTATGCACCCTACCTACGGCACGGGCGTGCCGCAGTTCTGGGCTGACTGGCGCGTAGCTCCCCAGATCAAGTTCGACGTTATCTGGGGCTGGGACCGGTTTACCGAAGATGGCGTAAAACACCAGGCCGAGGATAACACCAGTTACGGGCATAATACCGAGTTTGGCTGGCTGTTGCTGCACGCCCTTGTGGTGCTCGAAATTCCCCACGAAACGTACATCAACCAGCTAAAAAAAGCATTCTCGCACGCTGCCGATTATGGTGTCGACTGGGAGTACGGGGGCGTTTTTGTGGAGGGCTCCCACCATGGCGAGGTATACGACCGGGAAAAGGAATTCTGGCAGCAGGCCGAAGCACTCATCGGCTTTCTGGATGCCTACCGGATATTTGGCGAGGAGAAGTACTGGAAAGCCTACGAAAATGTTCACCGCTTTGTTCTGGACAAAATGGTGAACCACGAAGTAGGTGAGTGGTGGCCGCTGATGACCCGGCAGGGGGTTCCGATCTGGACCCACATGAGCCATTCCTGGAAAATAAACTACCATACCGTCCGGTCCATGGTGCAGTCGGTCCGGCGGCTCGATGCGTTGCTGGAACGAACCGCGTCGGATGGTTTGTAA
- a CDS encoding class I SAM-dependent methyltransferase, producing the protein MNPWSQVPPADYERHMSHETVGQLASLSEITKEKVEHRYPQTVAVYGACTGNGFAHFVDAQTVYAVDLNPTYLAILHDRYEPILNELVLVQADINQDPVSIPPASVDLIICHLFLEYVDLDRAFASIKQTLRPGGLLNVVLQRSNATGWVSNTGVTTLQPVAAIASEVPEETLLRHTAPDLRFEGRQTYRMPNGKSLISYDFVNGGNTPAADEESSDFEWPEW; encoded by the coding sequence ATGAATCCCTGGAGCCAGGTTCCGCCCGCCGATTATGAACGTCACATGAGCCACGAAACGGTGGGGCAACTGGCGTCGCTGAGTGAAATCACGAAGGAAAAAGTAGAGCATCGGTACCCGCAGACGGTGGCGGTATATGGGGCCTGTACCGGAAACGGTTTTGCGCATTTCGTTGATGCACAAACCGTCTACGCCGTTGACCTCAACCCAACGTATCTGGCTATTCTGCACGACCGTTACGAACCGATCCTCAATGAGCTGGTGCTGGTGCAGGCCGATATTAACCAGGACCCCGTGTCCATTCCGCCAGCCTCGGTTGATCTGATCATCTGCCACCTCTTTCTCGAATATGTTGATCTCGACCGAGCCTTTGCCAGCATCAAACAAACCCTGCGGCCGGGGGGCTTGTTGAACGTAGTACTCCAGCGTAGCAACGCGACGGGCTGGGTTAGCAACACGGGCGTAACTACGCTACAGCCCGTAGCAGCTATAGCCAGTGAAGTGCCCGAAGAAACACTGCTCCGCCATACCGCCCCCGACTTGCGGTTTGAGGGGCGGCAGACCTACCGGATGCCCAACGGCAAAAGCCTGATTTCCTATGATTTTGTGAACGGGGGAAACACCCCGGCAGCCGATGAAGAAAGTTCTGATTTTGAGTGGCCTGAGTGGTAG
- a CDS encoding phosphatase domain-containing protein, with protein sequence MKKVLILSGLSGSGKSTFARQFCAQHPNWLRVNRDDLRRSLLSVSLSEYWQTWSDREKSRLETLVSELQKTAIVDGLSRNWNVLIDNTNLKQSYFSEFRKMLADTFDAVEISYQLLDVPVAECIQRDKYRDDSVGEAVIRNQAEQLAVLKKNFNFRPEVLTRRDPFQRDQDELLPRCILVDIDGTVADKGDRSPFAWHRVGEDTPRWPIISLVKAMRAAGYAVIFFSGRDAVCRRETTDWLCTHFGWATTDFLLFMRPANDNRKDAIVKHELFDQHIAGRYYVEFVVDDRQQVVDMWRRTVGLPCVQVDYGNF encoded by the coding sequence ATGAAGAAAGTTCTGATTTTGAGTGGCCTGAGTGGTAGCGGCAAGTCAACGTTTGCGCGGCAGTTTTGCGCACAACATCCGAACTGGCTCCGCGTAAACCGCGATGACCTGCGCCGGAGTCTGTTGTCCGTTTCGCTGTCCGAGTACTGGCAAACCTGGTCTGACCGCGAGAAGAGCCGCCTGGAAACGCTCGTGAGCGAGTTGCAGAAAACGGCCATCGTCGATGGTCTATCGCGTAACTGGAACGTGCTGATCGACAATACGAATCTGAAACAAAGCTACTTTTCGGAGTTTCGGAAGATGCTCGCCGATACATTCGACGCGGTCGAAATCAGTTACCAGCTGCTGGACGTACCCGTTGCCGAGTGCATCCAGCGCGACAAATACCGCGATGATTCGGTGGGGGAGGCCGTAATCCGAAACCAGGCCGAACAACTGGCCGTACTCAAAAAGAACTTCAACTTTCGCCCCGAAGTGCTGACCCGGCGCGATCCGTTCCAGCGCGACCAGGATGAATTGCTGCCCCGTTGCATCCTGGTCGACATTGACGGGACAGTGGCCGACAAAGGGGACCGGTCGCCGTTTGCGTGGCACCGGGTGGGTGAGGATACGCCCCGATGGCCGATCATCTCTCTCGTCAAAGCCATGCGGGCTGCGGGCTATGCCGTTATCTTCTTCTCGGGTCGCGATGCCGTTTGCCGGCGCGAAACCACCGACTGGCTATGTACGCATTTCGGCTGGGCCACCACCGATTTCCTGTTGTTCATGCGGCCCGCAAACGACAACCGGAAGGATGCCATTGTGAAGCACGAACTCTTCGATCAGCATATTGCCGGGCGCTACTACGTTGAGTTTGTGGTTGACGACCGCCAGCAGGTTGTCGACATGTGGCGTCGAACCGTTGGGCTGCCCTGCGTGCAGGTCGACTATGGCAATTTCTGA